The Candidatus Baltobacteraceae bacterium DNA window CGCATGCCTCGCTGCTTCAACGCCGGCGGTACCGGCCCATCGTAACGATCGTCCCTTCGCCTGGGGTCGAACGCACATCGAAGAAATCGGTGCAGCGCTGCATGATCGCAAAGCCGCGCCCCGTTTCGGTCAGCTCCCGCGGCATGTCGGCGGTGCTGGGCGGCGGATCGGCCAAACCGCGACCCTGGTCGCTCACGGTCGCGACGACCGCGGAGTCGTCGATTTGGAAACCTACCGCAATATCGTTCTGCGTGTGTGCGTGCTCGATGGCATTTGCGAGCGCTTCGCCGAGGGCAAACGTCAAGTTCTCGAGGTCGCGCGGCGCGATGTGGTGGTACGTACCGAATGCGTGAAGCGCGCCGCGCGCCGATCGAACGTAGCGCGGTAACGGCGGAATCCTCAGTTGGAGGCTGAAGGAGGCTGGGGTATGAACTTTGCCGTTGTGGGTTTTCATGCTCATGACGGACGCTGAGATTCTACCGCAAGTGGTGCCGGCCAAACCGAAGGAGCGACCTGCCGTTTACATATTGACGTGCGGCGACGGGTCGCTTTACACGGGTGCGACCACGAATTTGGCGCGCCGATTGGCCGCACACCAGCAAGGCAAGGCCTCACGGTACACGCGTAGCCGCCTGCCCATTGAGCTGCTGGTG harbors:
- a CDS encoding ATP-binding protein — protein: MSMKTHNGKVHTPASFSLQLRIPPLPRYVRSARGALHAFGTYHHIAPRDLENLTFALGEALANAIEHAHTQNDIAVGFQIDDSAVVATVSDQGRGLADPPPSTADMPRELTETGRGFAIMQRCTDFFDVRSTPGEGTIVTMGRYRRR